The following are encoded together in the Strongyloides ratti genome assembly S_ratti_ED321, chromosome : 2 genome:
- a CDS encoding Nematode cuticle collagen, N-terminal domain and Collagen triple helix repeat-containing protein, giving the protein MVRQSYSLNGHITDLEKYDKYHFIATLSIFISGLAIFSLLLSAVTIINKVENVSLDIEQRSSMFKANSESSWIQMMELQNSDSSVLIENISFRVKKNIDSVNKCNQCIRLTCPNGAPGPVGPPGIDGAPGDPGKIGAAGKDGFDITLSPPPELPCKICPAGPTGGRGSQGERGRPGSPGNSGSPGIPGKPGIDGPQGLPGNPGLKGKDGSVGPKGFPGDTVVSGIGVKGPKGPPGPSGIKGPHGLPGRPSNMPGSVGELGKVGPPGPRGFPGKAGDRGDWGIQGLAGESATYCPSDCGVSKILAPLHITFPLNDGGDNYDEEEVTPVEVGPSPDVSENQGYTF; this is encoded by the exons atggTAAGACAATCTTATTCTTTAAATGGTCATATTACTGATCTTGAAAAGTATGATAAATACCATTTTATAGCAacattatctatttttatttctggTTTAGCTATTTTTTCACTTCTTTTATCAGCTGttactattataaataaagtagAAAATGTTAGTTTGGATATTGAACAAAGATCTTCAATGTTTAAAGCTAATAGTGAAAGTTCTTGGATTCAAATGATGGAATTACAAAATAGTGATAGTAGTGTTTtgatagaaaatatttcatttcgtgttaaaaaaaatattgatagtGTAAATAAATGCAATC agTGTATCCGTTTAACATGTCCGAATGGAGCACCTGGTCCTGTAGGACCACCAGGAATTGATGGTGCTCCTGGAGATCCTGGAAAAATAGGAGCTGCAGGAAAAGATGGTTTTGATATTACTTTATCACCACCACCTGAATTACCATGTAAAATATGTCCAGCAGGCCCTACAGGAGGAAGAGGATCACAAGGAGAAAGAGGTAGACCAGGTTCACCTGGAAATTCTGGTTCTCCTGGTATTCCAGGAAAACCTGGTATTGATGGACCTCAAGGATTACCTGGAAATCCAGGATTAAAAGGTAAAGATGGATCAGTAGGACCAAAAGGTTTTCCAGGAGATACTGTTGTTAGTGGAATTGGTGTCAAAGGTCCAAAAGGACCACCTGGACCATCTGGAATTAAAGGGCCTCATGGACTACCAGGTAGACCTTCTAATATGCCTGGAAGTGTAGGAGAGCTAGGAAAAGTTGGACCACCAGGACCTCGTGGTTTTCCAGGAAAAGCTGGAGATCGTGGAGATTGGGGAATTCAAGGACTTGCTGGAGAATCAGCAACTTATTGTCCATCTGATTGTGGTGTTTCTAAAATTCTAGCTCCTTTACATATTACATTTCCTTTAAATGATGGAGGAGATAATTATGATGAAGAAGAGGTTACTCCAGTGGAAGTTGGTCCATCTCCAGATGTTTCAGAAAATCAAGGATATACTTTTTAG
- a CDS encoding NAD(P)-binding domain-containing protein: MDNVENICIFGYNNFIGQRLELEIKENHPAINIKLWQPNKPSDENSNCKENCQLVYNVVDYKDWSIKPNKKMLEYFNETIPEILANECENVEGISIVHLSSTLSQASSVWPTLMEKEKNIDELKLNNIPFRDYTISKINGEKKILNHSSSIPVLILRSPPCYGEGDTSSVVIDSIKILRKYGCLPKMSKDNGSFEMCYIGNITNAMVTCGEELLNGNIVGEVVILGDDTLTKNIRESVIDKVLEDGNNEIPSSSLPLTGLFFVISYFLLVVFIRLLGLSNFFKMLPDYNYFVLHYRNWVVYDKYKLMYFIGWKPKYSREEAFKRSSIYYKSLFDNENLHFSWIPYKN, from the exons ATGGATAATGTTGAAAATATTTGCATTTTTGGATACAATAACTTTATTGGACAACGCCTAGAATTggaaattaaagaaaatcatcctgcaattaatattaaactttGGCAACCTAATAAACCATCTGATGAAAATAGTAATTGTAAAG AAAATTGTCAGTTGGTTTACAATGTTGTTGATTACAAAGATTGGAGTATCAAACCAAATAAGAAAATgttagaatattttaatgaaacaaTTCCTGAAATTTTAGCTAATGAATGTGAAAATGTTGAAGGTATAAGTATTGTTCATCTATCGTCAACGTTATCACAAGCCTCCTCTGTATGGCCAACATTAATGGAAAAGGAGAAAAATATTgatgaattaaaattaaataatattcctTTTAGAGATTATactatttcaaaaattaatggtGAAAAAAAGATTCTTAATC attctTCTTCAATACCTGTACTTATTTTAAGATCACCACCATGTTATGGAGAAGGTGACACATCATCAGTCGTCATTGACTCAATAAAGATTCTTAGAAAATATGGTTGTCTTCCAAAAATGTCAAAGGATAATGGAAGTTTTGAAATGTGTTACATAGGAAATATAACAAATGCCATGGTTACTTGTGGtgaagaattattaaatggTAACATTGTAGGTGAGGTTGTCATTCTTGGAGATGATACATTAACAAAAAACATCAGAGAATCTGTCATCGATAAAGTTCTAGAAGATGGTAACAATGAAATTCCTTCAAGTTCATTACCACTAACTGGAttgttttttgttatttcatATTTCTTGTTGGTTGTTTTTATTCGACTACTAGGTTTgtcaaattttttcaaaatgttACCAGATTACAATTACTTTGTTCTTCATTATCGTAACTGGGTTGTTTATGACAAATATAAACTTATGTATTTTATTGGTTGGAAACCTAAATATTCAAGAGAAGAAGCTTTTAAACGTTCATCTATTTACTATAAAAGTCTttttgataatgaaaatCTTCATTTCTCGTGGATaccatataaaaattaa
- a CDS encoding Nuclear protein localization protein 4 homolog yields the protein MVLQAHDTNPFSTVDSVDAILAKEDGKIERGRTSSCIHGVRQRCSNCLPIDPYDPEYLKEKEIKHMSLHSYIRKLTDGGGRSTKSLKVLEEINCKLNIDCDAGHKPYPKVYRHVDNISIENDYVANQFLNFWRKSGIQRVGYLIGVYEPFSEVPLGIKARVCAIYEPPQHGTPESVEFDDDIHEHEVNELCKMLNLKKIGWIVTDLWSKNPTDGTVHCIRHPESFLVSAEECITAGYLQSKHKNKSDYSTSGYFGSKFVTLIVSGDQTNQIHFSGYQVSEQCTALVEANILCPTSHPELAYIRDKPLTETHFITEVQFVQKNEYGAEVHKDGRPLPVEFLLVDVPAGMPKNPEYTFHVPKDGQLDFPIENRIVIGETYDLSQIANIINSYGEDKYLELCTNFHFLIFLMTNDILKLSMDEMKEICSYVTKQDREGIKNFCNNNASFKTLIELCSQAQVRGPSPNQSNSNSGSGSVSVWSCQYCTYENTGNSNDCAICGLPR from the exons atggtTCTCCAGGCTCATGACACTAACCCATTT AGTACTGTTGATTCAGTTGATGCAATTCTTGCAAAAGAGGATGGTAAAATTGAGCGTGGTAGAACATCTAGTTGTATTCATGGAGTTCGTCAAAGATGTTCTAATTGCCTACCAATAGATCCATATGATCCAGAATACcttaaagaaaaagaaataaaacaTATGTCTCTTCATTCATATATTAGAAAGTTAACCGATGGTGGTGGAAGATCAACGAAATCATTAAAGGTTTTAGAAGAAATTAATTGTAAACTTAATATTGATTGTGATGCTGGGCATAAACCATATCCAAAAG TTTATAGGCATGTTGATAACATATCTATCGAAAATGATTATGTTGCCAATCAATTTCTTAATTTCTGGAGGAAAAGTGGTATTCAACGCGTAGGATATCTTATTGGTGTTTATGAACCTTTTTCAGAAGTTCCATTAGGCATTAAAGCTCGCGTTTGTGCCATTTATGAACCTCCACAACATGGAACACCTGAATCAGTTGAATTTGATGATGATATTCATGAGCATGAGGTTAATGAATTATGTAAgatgttaaatttaaagaaaattggATGGATTGTAACGGATTTATGGTCTAAAAATCCAACTGATGGTACTGTTCATTGTATAAGACATCCAGAATCATTTTTAGTATCCGCTGAAGAATGTATTACAGCCGGTTACTTACAATCAAagcataaaaataaatctgaTTATAGTACAAGTGGTTATTTTGGATCAAAGTTTGTCACACTTATTGTTTCTGGTGATCAAACAAATCAAATTCATTTTTCTGGTTATCAAGTTTCAGAACAATGTACAGCATTAGTTGAAGCTAATATACTTTGTCCTACATCTCATCCTGAATTGGCTTACATTAGAGATAAACCTCTTACTGAGACTCATTTTATAACAGAAGTTCAATTTGttcaaaaaaatgaatatggAGCAGAGGTTCACAAAGATGGTAGACCACTTCCAGTTGAGTTTTTACTTGTTGATGTACCAGCAGGTATGCCAAAGAATCCTGAATACACATTTCATGTTCCAAAAGATGGACAATTAGATTTTCCAATTGAAAATCGTATTGTTATTGGTGAGACTTATGATTTATCTCAAATAGCAAACATAATTAATTCCTATGGAGAGGATAAATATCTTGAATTATGTAcgaattttcattttttaatatttttaatgactAATGATATCCTTAAACTTTCAATGGACGAAATGAAAGAAATTTGTTCATATGTTACTAAACAAGACAGAGAaggaattaaaaatttttgtaataataatgctagttttaaaacattaattgaGTTATGCTCTCAAGCTCAAGTTAGAGGACCCTCTCCAAATCAATCTAATTCAAATAGTGGTTCTGGTTCTGTAAGTGTATGGAGTTGCCAATATTGTACATATGAAAACACTGGTAATTCTAATGATTGTGCAATCTGTGGCTTACCACGTTAG